The bacterium region GGTTTCGGTGCTGTTGAGCCGCCGGCTCGAAGATGCGGGGTGCCCCGCGCGGCCGACCTGGCAGGACGCCGTGGCCCGCTACGTGGCGCGGCTCGAGAGCGGCGACGTGGCCCATCCCTGAACCCGACGCCGGCGAGGGCGAAGCGAGGAACGACGAACATGAGCGCATCCGCTGGCAAGCCGACACCGGGCCTGGACGAGGCCCGGCTGCTGTTCCGGGAGACCGTCGACGACCTCGTCGCGACCCTCGGCCGCCTCGACGATTCGCACCTGCTGGCCCTGCACGGGATGGCCGACGCCATCACCGCGTCGTGGGCGGCGGGGGGGAAGTTCCTCGTCTGCGGCAACGGCGGCAGCGCGTCCGACGCCCAGCACATCGTGGCCGAGCTGGTGGGGCGTTTCCTGGCCGAGCGGCCCGGTTACCCGGCCATCGCGCTGACCGCCAACACCTCGACCCTCACCGCCGTGGGCAACGACTACGGCTACGACGCCGTCTTCGCCCGCCAGGTGCAGGCCCTCGGCGGGCCGCACGACGTGCTGCTTGTGATGAGCACCTCGGGCAACTCG contains the following coding sequences:
- a CDS encoding SIS domain-containing protein codes for the protein MSASAGKPTPGLDEARLLFRETVDDLVATLGRLDDSHLLALHGMADAITASWAAGGKFLVCGNGGSASDAQHIVAELVGRFLAERPGYPAIALTANTSTLTAVGNDYGYDAVFARQVQALGGPHDVLLVMSTSGNSANCVAAVDAARRRGMQVFGFLGGDGGRLLPLVDGALVAPSDRTPKIQEVHITMGHLLCMIVERRAAATDC